The following coding sequences are from one Coffea arabica cultivar ET-39 chromosome 11e, Coffea Arabica ET-39 HiFi, whole genome shotgun sequence window:
- the LOC113718611 gene encoding uncharacterized protein — MLKKELLKRHIFGKVAAYTYIIEFQKRGLPHAHFLIILKQGSKMYSPQAYDRIVCAELPDSHHQPYLHSLVVKHMMHGPCGAMNPKCPCMRKNIGCKDKYPKEFNESTRHSSNSYPIYKRADDKKTVKVRAHHLDNRWVVPYNPYLLSKFNCHLNVEVCSTVRAVKYIYKYIYKGHDKILYQLNKTQVDHSFDEIKSFVAARWISAPEAMWRIFAFDLNEIHPSVTLLQVHLENKHPLAFPENRPLESLLQNPTSSTTMLTEFFAMNRQDDHAKS, encoded by the coding sequence ATGTTGAAAAAGGAGCTATTGAAGAGGCATATTTTTGGAAAGGTTGCAGCATATACGTATATTATTGAATTTCAAAAACGAGGCCTTCCACACGCTCATTTTCTTATCATTCTTAAACAAGGAAGCAAGATGTACTCCCCTCAAGCATATGATCGAATTGTGTGTGCTGAACTTCCTGATTCTCATCATCAGCCATACTTACATAGTCTTGTTGTGAAGCATATGATGCATGGACCATGTGGGGCAATGAATCCAAAATGTCCATGTATGAGAAAAAATATAGGTTGTAAGGACAAGTATCCGAAAGAATTCAATGAATCCACACGTCACAGTAGCAACTCATATCCTATATACAAACGTGCCGATGACAAGAAAACAGTCAAAGTTCGTGCTCATCATCTGGATAACAGGTGGGTAGTCCCCTATAATCCTTATCTATTATCAAAGTTTAACTGTCATCTTAATGTAGAAGTTTGCTCAACTGTTCGAGCTGTCAAGTATatttacaaatatatatataaaggtcATGACAAAATCTTGTATCAGCTCAATAAAACTCAGGTCGACCACTCatttgatgaaattaaaagcTTTGTAGCTGCTAGATGGATATCTGCTCCTGAAGCTATGTGGCGCATATTTGCATTTGATCTGAATGAAATACATCCATCAGTGACTTTGCTCCAAGTACATCTTGAAAATAAACACCCTTTAGCATTTCCTGAAAATAGACCGCTTGAAAGTCTATTGCAAAATCCTACTTCTTCAACAACAATGTTAACCGAATTTTTTGCAATGAACAGGCAGGATGATCATGCAAAGTCTTAA